A genomic segment from Arcobacter acticola encodes:
- a CDS encoding response regulator: MSNIEYLRTQTVLFVEDEELARDVLAKILTKLFKKVITAANGQEGLENFNKEKNTDEPIDLIISDINMPIMNGLEMLKNIRKIDSEVPAIFVTARNETNNILKAIDLNVSNYVIKPIETDVLLGKIFDACEKKFIQKQLADKQKELAVYLEAVDSVALIYKMNNEGEIIFANKGLSEALSYSKEEIEKLHFNDLIHPDIPKEQIQNTWKFIREGKIWSGNTKFIGKNKEAFYLKNTIFKMKTNSIDEYITIGFSTTKENNEKREFHKKVLMSIQEFNKKEYGYKKEIAELTDKLKQLELYIPRLYEELEDQKAKTISKNRQLEHYEMQMHNVDEKYYGHMTVKSKEVEEYSKVISGLRQENDKLKEKNESSQEEIAATKKELALLMETNNSKNRRINDLSDVIRSLESKIRDITAGS; this comes from the coding sequence ATGTCAAATATTGAATACCTAAGAACCCAAACTGTACTATTTGTAGAAGATGAAGAACTAGCTAGAGATGTACTTGCAAAAATATTAACTAAGCTTTTTAAGAAAGTTATAACAGCTGCAAATGGACAAGAAGGATTAGAAAACTTCAATAAAGAAAAAAACACAGATGAGCCTATTGATTTAATAATATCAGATATAAATATGCCTATTATGAATGGCCTTGAAATGTTAAAAAATATTAGAAAAATAGATTCAGAAGTTCCTGCAATTTTTGTAACAGCAAGAAATGAAACCAATAATATATTAAAAGCTATTGATTTGAATGTTTCTAACTATGTAATTAAACCTATAGAAACAGATGTTTTATTAGGAAAAATCTTTGATGCTTGTGAAAAGAAATTTATTCAAAAACAATTAGCTGATAAGCAAAAAGAGTTAGCTGTATATTTAGAAGCCGTTGATAGTGTTGCTTTAATTTATAAAATGAACAATGAAGGAGAGATTATCTTTGCAAATAAAGGTCTTTCTGAAGCTTTATCATATTCAAAAGAAGAAATAGAAAAATTACATTTTAATGATTTAATTCATCCAGATATTCCTAAAGAACAGATTCAAAATACATGGAAATTTATTAGAGAAGGAAAAATCTGGAGTGGAAATACAAAATTTATTGGGAAAAATAAAGAAGCCTTTTATTTAAAAAATACAATATTTAAAATGAAAACCAATTCAATTGATGAGTATATAACAATTGGATTTTCTACTACAAAAGAAAATAATGAAAAACGTGAGTTCCATAAAAAAGTATTAATGAGTATCCAAGAATTCAATAAAAAAGAGTATGGATACAAAAAAGAAATTGCTGAATTAACAGATAAATTAAAACAACTAGAACTTTATATCCCTAGATTATATGAAGAATTAGAAGATCAAAAAGCAAAAACAATTAGTAAAAATAGACAGTTAGAACATTATGAAATGCAAATGCATAATGTGGATGAAAAATATTATGGCCATATGACTGTAAAAAGTAAAGAAGTTGAAGAATATTCAAAAGTTATTTCTGGTTTAAGACAAGAAAATGACAAGCTTAAAGAAAAAAATGAATCATCACAAGAAGAAATTGCAGCAACTAAAAAAGAATTAGCTCTTCTTATGGAAACAAACAATAGTAAAAATAGAAGAATAAATGATTTAAGTGATGTGATAAGATCTCTAGAATCTAAAATAAGAGATATTACAGCTGGATCATAA